Below is a genomic region from Zavarzinella sp..
GTGCCAGTGGAGTTCGCTGGCGGAAAATTCTTTTTTCAATCACAAAACTCCTTAACCAATGTGCAGTTTCGCCTCGTCGGTTACGATGAGTGATAATAATTGGTAAACAAAAACCGTGAATAGTTCAAGCCGAACAAGTGGCTTCAGCAGAACGGGCCAGTGTTCTGGATTTTCGAGACTTCACAGTAATTAAGCCGGCCCGGTTGTTGAGCTGTAAACGTAAGTAAGCGATTGGAGCAGGAATCGCTTCGTATCCTCTCCGCGACTCTGCTCAATCGCGGACCCCGTTCGGCGAATGAGGTTGTGCGTGACTGGCAGACAGATTGAGGCACTTCGCGATGCGCTCTGTTCTGCATTTGACCAGGACTCCCTGGACCAGATGCTTTGCTTCCGCTTGGACAAGGACCGCGAACGGCTGGTAGGCTCGGGACCCCGACAGGCGGTCGTGTTCAAGGTGATCAATGTCGCAGTTCGTGAGGGTTGGCTGGCGCAACTCCTTCACGCCGCCAAGTCCTGCAACCCAGGCAACTTTGACTTGCGTAAGTTTTGCGAGGAACACCCAGAGTTAATCGGCGAGGGTGGGGCGGCGTACTGTTCCTCCGGGCGAGCACCCGCAACCCAAGACGGATCAGTCGACAACTTCGTACCCCTAAGCATCGGAAGCTCCTTTGAACCGTTCTTCTCACGTGGCCCCGGCGACAACGCTGACTGGGCGCTTGTGATCCGAATACTGAACTCGGGTCAGCGTGATGTCACAGTCTGCAGGGCGGTCTACTTCTTGGATCCTCAAGATCTTGTCCCGATCATTCCTGATGCAAAGCGCTCCCAGGTTCACAGTACGGGATTCGAGGTCAAGTTTGGTGAACAGTGGAAACTGTTCGAGTGTTCCTTGAAACCGGGGGCTGAGACAATTACGTACGTACCGCTTAGAGCTAAGGCGACGGCCGTCGAATTGCCACATGGACGGCGCGGCGAACTGCTTCTGGACTATCTCCTCGACGGACGGGCTGCGCAACACCGCGCGGCGCTGTAGGGCACGCACCGGGCCGTCTAGGGCGTGTTGACGAATCGGAATTTCTCTCTAAACCCTTTCATTACAGGCACTTAACGTCAAGGCAGGCGCATCATGAGAGCAATGCTTACACCCAAAATTTGGGCAATTTTTAGGCCATTGGTCGAACGAGCCAAGAGATCCGCTGCTGGGGCAAAGCCAAAACTTACTGATCTTATGTTCCTTGAGGCACTGTTATTTCTTATCAGAACTGGGCTTCCTTGGAGAGATTTACCTTCAAGATTTGGCGACTGGAATGCAGTTTATCAGCGGTTCAAACGTTGGCGTGAAAACAATGTTTTTCAGCGACTTTTTGAGGACATGCCGAAAGATACACCACTGGAAAACATCAAACGAATATTCATCGATAGCTCAGTAGTTCGAGCACATCAACATGCTGCTGGCGCGGCAAAAACTGGTGACGACGATGATCAGGATCTTGGGAGAAGTAGAGGGGGATTGAGTACGAAGATTCACGTTGCATGTCTTGACGAAAACACGTTAATCGCAGTGGAAGTAACTCCTGGACAAGCTGGAGATGCACCTGAATTCGACAATCTGTTTGATGAAAGCATCACACAAGTTCCTGATATCGAGGAAGTTGTTGCAGATAAAGCTTATGATAGCGATAGAATCCGATCAAAAGTGATCGAAGAAGGGGATATTCCAGTACATATCCCAAACAAATCAAATGCGAAGGAAGAATGGCCAATCGACAAAGAAGCTTACAAAAGCCGGAACAAAATAGAAAGATTCTTTAATAAATTGAAGCAATTTCGAAGAATTGCAACTCGATACGACAAATTGTCAGACTGCTTTCTGAGCTTCATTCATCTGGCTGCTACGTTCATCAAATGCCGTTCATTCGTCAACAGAACCTAGCAAACCGCGGCTCGCTGACACCTCCCCAGGAACTTCCCCTACTGAAGACTAACATTTCAACAAATGTCAGTTGAATTATCCCATCACTGAAAGATAAAATTGCTTATTCAGCGCGTAACGATTGCGTCTGCCTTGGGTATCTTTTTCATAAATTTCTCCAT
It encodes:
- a CDS encoding effector-associated domain EAD1-containing protein, with the translated sequence MTGRQIEALRDALCSAFDQDSLDQMLCFRLDKDRERLVGSGPRQAVVFKVINVAVREGWLAQLLHAAKSCNPGNFDLRKFCEEHPELIGEGGAAYCSSGRAPATQDGSVDNFVPLSIGSSFEPFFSRGPGDNADWALVIRILNSGQRDVTVCRAVYFLDPQDLVPIIPDAKRSQVHSTGFEVKFGEQWKLFECSLKPGAETITYVPLRAKATAVELPHGRRGELLLDYLLDGRAAQHRAAL
- a CDS encoding IS5 family transposase, encoding MRAMLTPKIWAIFRPLVERAKRSAAGAKPKLTDLMFLEALLFLIRTGLPWRDLPSRFGDWNAVYQRFKRWRENNVFQRLFEDMPKDTPLENIKRIFIDSSVVRAHQHAAGAAKTGDDDDQDLGRSRGGLSTKIHVACLDENTLIAVEVTPGQAGDAPEFDNLFDESITQVPDIEEVVADKAYDSDRIRSKVIEEGDIPVHIPNKSNAKEEWPIDKEAYKSRNKIERFFNKLKQFRRIATRYDKLSDCFLSFIHLAATFIKCRSFVNRT